One genomic segment of Rhinolophus sinicus isolate RSC01 linkage group LG11, ASM3656204v1, whole genome shotgun sequence includes these proteins:
- the MPHOSPH6 gene encoding M-phase phosphoprotein 6: MAAERKTKLSKNLLRMKFMQRGLDSETKKQLEEEEKKIISEEHWYLDLPELKEKESFIIEEQSFLLCEDLLYGRMSFRGFNPEVEKLMLQMNAKNKAEEVEDETVELDVSDEEMARRYETLVGTIGKKFAKKRDRANYEEDENGDIKPVKAMKTFLKPQD; the protein is encoded by the exons ATGGCAGCGGAGCGCAAGACAAAGTTGTCCAAGAACCTGCTGCGCATGAAG tTCATGCAAAGGGGACTGGACTCCGAAACCAAGAAACAactagaagaggaagaaaagaaaatcattagtGAAGAGCACTGGTACTTGGATTTGCCAGAGCTTAAAGAGAAGGA GAGTTTCATAATAGAAGAGCAGAGTTTCCTGTTATGTGAAGATCTTCTCTATGGAAGAATGTCATTCAGAGGATTTAATCCTGAGGTTGAG AAATTAATGCTTCAGATGAATGCTAAGAACAAAGCAGAGGAAGTTGAAGATGAAACAGTGGAGCTCGACGTGTCAGATGAAGAAATGGCTAGAAG ATACGAGACCTTGGTGGGGACAATTGGAAAAAAGTTTGCCAAGAAAAGAGACCGTGCCAATTATGAAGAAGATGAAAATGGAGACATAAAACCAGTGAAAGCAATGAAGACATTCTTAAAGCCCCAAGATTAA